The proteins below are encoded in one region of Penicillium psychrofluorescens genome assembly, chromosome: 4:
- a CDS encoding uncharacterized protein (ID:PFLUO_007217-T1.cds;~source:funannotate), whose product MSVSKAEEDLQRAELDALPQSTHNNGEKHSMEAERSTSSRSGSSLGSSLGSSSGLSSSVDYDPQARRLQSRNTEVDLERQRSASSHALSRIETQRLQHAMTVGESVRPRASKLPLPAFGAGKPYPPPLPNREDYVVEFEEHDDPLYPQNWPLKRKIYISAILAFTSICSTFDSAIFSASSTSVASHFGVGLEVATLSSTLYITGYASGPLVWAPLSELKGRRLGIIIAMLGFAVFNTAVAVSKDLQTLMICRFFCGIFGSSPLAVVAAIFSDIYDNRSRGIAIACFAGTVFLGPLTAPFIGGFINMSYLGWRWTAWIPAFMGYAAFILNFFFLKESYPPVVLVEKAAELRRRTKNWGIHAKQEEIEVDLKELMVNNFSRPLRLLFGEPLIIAVTVYLSFIYGLLYCFLTAYTEVFQGVYGMNAGVGGLPLLGMVVGLVIATAYIVISSRWYNRKLDKNGGVPIPEWRCPPVILGGVLFALGLFWFGWTGFTDSIPWIVPTLSGLFTGFGLLIIFIQLFNYLIDTYLIFAASAIAANTFCRSMIAASFPLFSRQMFTNMGIQWASTLLGCVAACLVPIPVAFYFYGKRLRSKSKFAPFSEPAMESYAPEEDVNGTAEPS is encoded by the exons ATGAGCGTCAGCAAGGCCGAAGAAGATCTCCAGCGGGCCGAGCTCGATGCTCTGCCGCAATCCACGCACAACAATGGGGAGAAGCACTCGATGGAGGCTGAGAGATCGACCTCGTCGAGATCGGGGTCCTCATTGGGGTCCTCATTGGGGTCCTCGTCGGGCTTGAGTAGCTCGGTCGACTATGACCCTCAGGCTCGCAGACTGCAATCGCGGAACACGGAGGTCGATCTGGAGCGCCAGCGGTCGGCATCGTCTCATGCGCTTAGTCGCATCGAAACCCAACGTCTACAACATGCTATGACGGTCGGCGAAAGCGTCAGACCGCGAGCCTCTAAGCTTCCGTTGCCGGCATTCGGTGCCGGCAAGCCTTATCCCCCACCGCTGCCAAACCGCGAGGATTACGTCGTGGAATTCGAGGAACACGATGACCCGCTGTATCCCCAGAATTGGCCGCTAAAAAGAAA AATCTACATTAGCGCTATCCTCGCATTCACAAGTATCTGCTCAACCTTCGATTCCGCCATCTTCAGCGCTTCTTCCACCAGTGTCGCCAGCCATTTCGGTGTCGGACTCGAAGTTGCAACTTTGTCCAGTACCTTGTATATTACTGGCTACGCATCTGGACCCCTGGTCTGGGCGCCTCTTTCCGAGCTGAAAGGTCGTCGTCTCGGTATCATCATTGCCATGCTGGGATTCGCGGTCTTTAACACGGCGGTGGCCGTTTCCAAGGATCTCCAGACGCTCATGATCTGTCGATTCTTCTGCGGCATTTTTGGCAGTTCGCCCCTGGCGGTCGTCGCTGCTATTTTCTCCGACATTTACGACAACCGGAGCCGTGGTATTGCGATTGCTTGTTTCGCTGGCACCGTGTTTCTGGGTCCACTTACCGCCCCATTTATTGGAGGCTTCATCAACATGTCCTATCTAGGATGGCGCTGGACGGCCTGGATCCCTGCATTTATGGGCTACGCGGCTTTTATATTGAActttttcttcctgaagGAATCCTACCCACCGGTCGTGCTTGTCGAGAAAGCCGCTGAACTGCGCCGTCGGACGAAGAATTGGGGAATCCACGCGAAACAAGAAGAGATTGAAGTAGATCTGAAAGAGCTGATGGTGAACAACTTCTCTCGTCCTCTCCGCTTGCTCTTCGGTGAGCCACTTATCATAGCAGTGACGGTCTACCTCAGTTTTATCTACGGTCTTCTCTACTGTTTCTTGACAGCCTACACTGAAGTGTTCCAGGGTGTGTATGGCATGAACGCGGGTGTCGGTGGCCTGCCCTTGTTAGGCATGGTCGTTGGCTTGGTTATAGCCACAGCATACATTGTCATTTCAAGCAGATGGTATAATCGAAAGCTGGACAAGAACGGTGGTGTGCCTATCCCGGAGTGGCGTTGTCCCCCTGTGATCCTTGGTGGTGTGCTATTTGCTCTAGGTCTGTTCTGGTTCGGATGGACTGGATTCACGGACAGTATTCCTTGGATCGTGCCAACCCTGAGCGGTCTTTTCACTGGCTTTGGTCTTTTGATCATTTTTATTCAACTGTTCAATTACCTGATTGACACCTACCTCATTTT TGCCGCATCTGCCATTGCTGCAAACACCTTCTGCCGTTCAATGATTGCCGCAAGTTTCCCCCTGTTTTCGCGCCAAATGTTCACCAACATGGGTATTCAATGGGCTTCGACTCTTCTCGGCTGTGTTGCCGCTTGCCTAGTTCCTATCCCGGTGGCGTTCTACTTCTATGGCAAGAGACTCAGGTCAAAAAGTAAATTCGCACCTTTCTCTGAGCCTGCCATGGAATCATATGCgccggaggaggatgtgaaCGGAACGGCCGAACCCTCTTAA
- a CDS encoding uncharacterized protein (ID:PFLUO_007218-T1.cds;~source:funannotate) → MSNHIGNRNSTPEAGNSTLRPPSSSRNLGSHQLRASADMSGFPAPLSARSIRPSSEVFFNQPSQGQNSTEDALDRAAQQWLADIDQYETTLEEMAAATLDQDFKDELSAIEQWFRVLSEAERTAALYALLQQTTQVQIRFFIQVLQQMSQGHPMSGLLSPANFGERDAMSSRLSDAMSKLDTSRNSLVRPPPSPGAKRNSALDPSTINAMFPDAAAAIAKKKAEFTQQTGNAPPSNRNSAVFGERTPFVAPTISAPDNNSDNLGQPPASPWTQRGFSDQQPPIARPKSSSGQQPMGQFSQTTGMRSPLPQTATIPAPDIEPPMLSPYNVGNHSWASMTNTPMTATFGQQQQNQQNQNNTQADMVANATAMKLAALSTVNNRIALDDARKYRRSRSNDGHGRNSNANPSYSQGLASPGLPGQNLVAGQLLNAQQLAALQAQQQAAMAGRRSRPTSPGIAMQGGGLGAMGFTSPQNNGFLAAYDPNNPLMGNGLGSLGMGQFGLGGEGYLSDHSEVARGRSPRGRRGSSKPPEDPTDPALLKDIPGWLRSLRLHKYTDHLKDLKWTELVALDDKALEDRGVNALGARNKMLKVFEQVREAQADGKLDNLS, encoded by the exons ATGTCCAACCACATCGGCAACCGCAACAGCACCCCGGAGGCTGGAAATTCCACGCTGCGTCCCCCATCGTCCTCCCGCAACCTCGGATCGCATCAGCTGCGAGCCTCGGCAGACATGTCGGGATTTCCTGCGCCGCTGTCGGCCCGCAGCATTCGTCCTTCGTCCGAAGTCTTCTTCAACCAACCCTCTCAGGGTCAGAACTCGACGGAGGATGCTTTGGATCGTGCAGCTCAGCAGTGGCTGGCAGATATCGACCAGTATGAGACAacgctggaggagatggcggctGCCACGCTCGATCAGGATTTCAAAGATGAACTCAGTGCCATCGAGCAGTGGTTCCGTGTCTTGAGTGAGGCCGAACGCACTGCGGCTCTGTATGCTTTGCTTCAGCAGACCACTCAGGTGCAGATTCGGTTCTTTATCcaggtcctgcagcagaTGTCCCAGGGCCATCCGATGTCTGGGCTGCTCTCCCCTGCCAACTTTGGCGAGAGGG ATGCCATGTCCAGCCGTCTGAGTGACGCCATGTCGAAGTTGGACACTTCTCGCAATTCATTGGTCCGACCCCCGCCGTCTCCAGGCGCGAAGCGCAACTCGGCCCTCGACCCGTCCACCATCAATGCCATGTTTCCGGATGCCGCAGCGGCTATtgcgaagaaaaaggccgagTTCACCCAGCAGACGGGCAACGCACCTCCGTCCAACCGCAATAGCGCAGTCTTCGGAGAGCGTACGCCCTTCGTGGCCCCGACCATCTCCGCTCCTGACAACAATTCAGACAACTTGGGCCAGCCGCCGGCATCGCCATGGACCCAGCGCGGGTTTTCAGACCAACAGCCCCCAATTGCTCGGCCCAAATCTTCCTCGGGACAGCAGCCTATGGGTCAATTCAGCCAGACCACAGGCATGCGATCTCCTCTCCCGCAGACTGCTACCATTCCCGCTCCTGATATCGAGCCACCCATGCTCTCGCCGTACAATGTTGGAAACCACAGCTGGGCGTCTATGACCAACACCCCCATGACTGCTACGTTCGGGCAACAGCAGCAAAACCAGCAGAATCAAAACAACACGCAGGCGGACATGGTGGCCAACGCGACGGCGATGAAACTGGCGGCCCTTTCGACGGTGAACAACCGGATCGCTCTTGATGATGCGCGCAAGTACCGCCGGTCCCGCTCGAACGATGGCCATGGTAGGAATTCGAACGCCAACCCCTCGTATTCTCAAGGCCTGGCTAGTCCAGGTCTTCCTGGACAGAACTTGGTAGCTGGTCAGCTTTTGAATGCACAGCAGCTGGCAGCTCTGCAGGCTCAACAACAggccgccatggcgggtCGGCGGTCTCGTCCTACGTCCCCCGGCATTGCCATGCAAGGCGGTGGTCTAGGTGCAATGGGCTTCACCTCGCCCCAGAACAATGGATTCTTGGCCGCATATGACCCGAACAACCCACTGATGGGCAACGGTCTGGGTTCTCTGGGCATGGGTCAGTTCGGTCTGGGCGGCGAGGGCTACCTGTCCGATCACTCGGAGGTGGCGCGTGGCCGCTCCCCGCGTGGTCGTCGTGGTAGCTCGAAGCCGCCAGAGGATCCCACGGACCCGGCTCTCTTGAAAGACATCCCCGGCTGGCTGCGGTCCCTTCGGCTGCACAAGTACACGGACCATCTGAAGGACCTTAAGTGGACCGAACTGGTCGCATTGGACGACAAGGCCTTGGAGGATCGTGGTGTCAACGCGCTTGGTGCACGGAACAAGATGCTGAAG GTCTTCGAGCAAGTCAGGGAAGCCCAGGCGGATGGCAAGCTTGACAATCTTTCTTGA
- a CDS encoding uncharacterized protein (ID:PFLUO_007219-T1.cds;~source:funannotate), with amino-acid sequence MEDSDLYMEGTSPPEDSVYPDIDETLQYPWQGSQPSAAGDIHTSVIDPRLYRDLFAQNASEEAGPAYSGDESPNEEALSEEEQPYLNGEDVTDDSDYVFAEDQSTSAEDEDEPAEDDDDNDSVARRHRRRGGGRFSGRYGARGGKGIRRGPRRPIEPSPEFKMLHSEATSAFIDGDYERAIDLVKRAILINPEMFAAHSLLSEIFLAQGQKDKALTALFSGAHTRPKDPTVWAKVARLIMERVGENRKSVLNDVIYCYSRVIDIEPRNYNIRFQRAAIYRELGYNGRAAGEYERILKERPHNARALRHLAETYIDLDDVQKAVDHYAGSIEYFMSRSPEETLDFGWSDANIYVELYSYLNQHEEGLTALKGLSRWLLGRKDDIMWEDFNEDDREWDFDDSPRRIKTDGYIPGQWPLESYGLGLPLELRIKMGLFRLKMGDQHQDEALHHFEWLNPEDTSEGARIFDYGDLFREVADALKETGVLEEALRYYAPIQQTTEYADVGYFMAMAGCCMDLGKVEDAEHYYLIVAANDTANMESRVQLAKLYESLGMSEQAFKYVNEAVLIGRQESRTRRKRKDTRLEQLAMEFRMAEAGEALKTPGLKTSSTTLTTLTAGRGQAGLGEVSRTEDIQFLYSKMQQLEPRIKEGAAEAIEDWLDIADALLRDFRSNRIFYPMLRSITFQGYSVDAHKKGKSKSRMMMDEMQEMAGRLQESLGEVTDESLLGAIPTDYHGISFDDWLDIFLQYGLLSTEQGESEEAYEALNGAAMASVWLHSQPKTRLIHICWFTCALRAQDEEALSNEARWFIKEYQFVTDTYRLFSMLSHLSGDPHRSLFHSSPNMKFMLRQIKAMDFTLPDVSRPQPSRPSIWKERAALSTKDEFGEPIPAKELDIALLVLYGHILYSGNSFYPALNYFFRAYALDDQNPAVLLSISLCYIHHALKRQSENRHYLIMQGISFMHEYRLVREKSGTLLQERQEMEFNFARVYHALSLVHLAIKGYELVLVLGEKIQREQHQQESGEDAIMSDGTGPSQAYVEDFSRDAAFALQNLHALSGDLRSAEAVTKKWLVI; translated from the exons ATGGAAGACTCGGACCTGTATATGGAGGGAACCTCCCCCCCGGAGGACTCGGTCTACCCGGACATCGATGAGACCCTGCAGTACCCGTGGCAAGGCAGCCAGCCGTCTGCAGCGGGAGATATCCATACATCGGTGATTGATCCGCGTTTGTATCGAGATCTGTTTGCACAGAACGCGTCGGAGGAGGCTGGCCCTGCTTACTCTGGAGATGAGTCCCCCAATGAAGAAGCCCTTTCAGAAGAGGAACAGCCATATCTCAATGGCGAAGACGTGACCGACGATTCGGACTATGTATTCGCGGAGGACCAAAGTACGAGTgcggaggatgaagatgagccggcggaagatgacgacgacaATGATTCAGTTGCCAGACGCCATCGTCGCCGTGGCGGAGGGCGTTTCTCGGGCCGGTATGGCGCGCGCGGCGGAAAAGGCATCAGAAGAGGGCCGCGCAGACCGATCGAGCCCAGTCCGGAATTCAAGATGCTTCATTCAGAAGCCACCTCCGCCTTCATTGACGGAGACTATGAACGCGCCATCGATCTAGTGAAGCGAGCCATTCTGATCAACCCTGAGATGTTTGCTGCCCACTCACTTCTGTCGgagatcttcctcgcccagggCCAGAAAGACAAGGCTTTGACGGCTCTGTTCAGCGGAGCCCACACACGACCAAAAGATCCAACCGTCTGGGCCAAGGTTGCTCGACTCATCATGGAACGCGTTGGGGAGAATCGAAAAAGTGTGTTGAACGATGTCATCTACTGCTACAGCCGTGTGATCGACATTGAACCCAGGAACTACAACATCCGATTCCAGCGAGCTGCAATCTACCGCGAACTGGGGTATAATGGCCGGGCGGCCGGCGAGTACGAGCGCATTCTCAAGGAACGTCCTCACAACGCTCGGGCACTCCGACATCTCGCCGAAACGTACATTGATCTGGACGATGTTCAAAAGGCGGTGGATCATTACGCGGGCAGTATCGAATATTTCATGTCGCGCAGCCCAGAGGAAACCCTCGATTTCGGTTGGTCCGATGCCAATATCTATGTCGAGCTCTACAGTTATTTGAATCAGCACGAAGAGGGATTGACAGCCCTCAAAGGGCTCTCACGATGGCTGTTGGGCCGCAAGGATGATATCATGTGGGAGGATTTTAATGAAGACGATCGTGAATGGGATTTCGATGATTCCCCTCGCCGCATCAAGACCGATGGCTATATTCCCGGACAATGGCCGCTGGAGAGCTATGGACTGGGACTTCCGCTTGAACTCCGGATCAAAATGGGTCTTTTCCGCTTGAAGATGGGCGATCAACATCAGGACGAGGCATTG CATCACTTCGAGTGGTTGAATCCCGAAGATACATCTGAAGGAGCCCGGATCTTTGACTATGGTGATCTTTTCCGAGAAGTTGCCGATGCCTTAAAAGAAACAGGAGTGTTGGAGGAAGCACTCAGATACTACGCCCCAATCCAGCAGACCACGGAGTATGCAGATGTTGGTTACttcatggccatggctgGATGTTGCATGGACCTGGGCAAAGTAGAGGACGCGGAACACTACTATCTCATAGTCGCCGCGAATGACACTGCCAACATGGAATCACGAGTGCAACTCGCGAAGCTCTACGAAAGCCTCGGCATGAGCGAGCAGGCCTTCAAATATGTCAACGAGGCAGTTTTGATCGGTCGACAAGAATCCAGAACCCGGCGAAAGAGGAAAGACACTCGGCTCGAACAGCTGGCCATGGAATTTAGGATGGCGGAAGCCGGAGAAGCTCTGAAAACACCTGGGCTCAAAACTTCATCGACAACGTTGACAACATTGACCGCTGGTAGAGGGCAAGCGGGGCTGGGAGAAGTTAGCCGGACAGAAGACATTCAGTTCCTGTATTCGAAGATGCAGCAACTCGAGCCTCGAATCAAGGAGGGCGCGGCAGAAGCCATCGAGGACTGGCTCGATATTGCCGATGCTCTGCTGCGCGATTTCCGATCCAACCGAATCTTTTACCCCATGCTTCGCAGCATTACCTTCCAGGGATATTCAGTCGATGCACACAAGAAAGGGAAATCCAAGAgcaggatgatgatggatgagatgCAGGAGATGGCAGGTCGTCTTCAAGAATCACTCGGCGAGGTGACAGATGAGTCCTTGCTGGGGGCCATCCCGACTGACTACCACGGCATTTCCTTTGACGACTGGCTTGACATCTTTCTTCAATATGGTCTGCTTTCAACGGAGCAGGGCGAGTCGGAGGAAGCATATGAAGCATTGAATGGTGCGGCCATGGCCAGTGTCTGGTTGCACAGCCAGCCCAAAACCCGATTGATCCATATTTGCTGGTTTACATGTGCGCTGCGGGCtcaagatgaagaagctctTTCCAACGAGGCACGGTGGTTTATCAAGGAATACCAGTTCGTCACAGACACCTACCGACTCTTCTCCATGCTGAGCCACTTATCTGGCGACCCTCATCGGTCGCTCTTCCATTCCTCTCCAAACATGAAATTTATGCTCCGCCAGATCAAAGCGATGGACTTTACTCTGCCCGACGTCTCTCGGCCTCAGCCCTCACGGCCCTCCATCTGGAAAGAACGCGCCGCTCTCTCGACCAAGGACGAGTTCGGCGAACCGATCCCCGCCAAAGAGCTCGACATCGCTCTTCTCGTGCTCTACGGCCACATTCTCTACTCGGGGAACAGTTTCTACCCAGCCCTCAATTACTTCTTCCGAGCATATGCGCTGGACGACCAAAACCCAGCTGTTTTGCTTTCCATCAGCCTCTGCTACATCCATCACGCCCTCAAACGACAGTCCGAGAATCGTCACTACCTAATCATGCAAGGCATCTCCTTCATGCATGAATATCGCCTCGTCCGCGAGAAATCGGGGACTTTGCTGCAGGAGCGCCAGGAGATGGAATTCAACTTCGCCCGTGTCTACCATGCCCTCAGCCTGGTCCATTTAGCCATCAAGGGCTATgagctggtgctggtgctaggcgagaagatccagcgAGAACAACATCAACAGGAGAGTGGCGAAGACGCAATTATGAGCGATGGAACTGGGCCATCGCAAGCTTACGTCGAAGATTTCTCGCGCGACGCCGCCTTTGCACTACAGAACCTTCACGCGCTCAGCGGCGATCTCCGCAGCGCAGAAGCCGTCACTAAAAAGTGGCTGGTTATTTGA
- a CDS encoding uncharacterized protein (ID:PFLUO_007220-T1.cds;~source:funannotate), with translation MSPDEKAPDPYDPIGLPDYDREFIDPDDLRRFEKALNAPETNSLSLVAINDWRPINQKVRKRRRTPKRSKDETREGVLYTVLKWPFLVTVFTWLTVLSIGYVLVRVYIFLYEQLVTWRGKRQKLRRSLWTKTNYPDWLKAAQELDAHLGNVKWKQEDEYAYYDHLTINKVVSQLKKARKDAEWELQHRRIGASEPPAVEELQTILEACVKNNFSGVENPRVYSEAYSGTKDLVQEYIDEVHACIKLVIDSKQIDKEAKYRHFKHLDTNFGRTALCLSGGATFAYYHFGVVKALLDNDVLPEIITGTSGGALVAGLVATRTDEELKKLLVPALAHRIRACHERFPTWMRRWWRTGARFDTLDWARQCSWFCRGSTTFREAYERTGRILNVTCVPSDPHSPTILANYLTCPDCVIWSAVLASAAVPGILNPVVLMTKRRDGTLAPYSFGHKWKDGSLRTDIPIKALNLHFNVNFTIVSQVNPHINLFFFSSRGTVGRPVTHRKGRGWRGGFLGTAIEQYIKLDLNKWLRVLRHLELLPRPMGQDWSEIWLQKFSGTVTLWPKTLPSDFWHILSDPDPERLAYMLHAGQQSAFSKIQFIRNRLKSEREIMKGLKQCSPAGTVGGRTLSPILSRRVNDSEHEPSNDDALARRLDENFPERDGFSSNTSTTSSRRRSSVIEEMRRQSAVFFDDDMYTDEEAVVT, from the coding sequence ATGAGCCCTGACGAGAAAGCCCCCGATCCATACGATCCCATCGGGCTTCCGGACTACGATCGAGAATTCATCGATCCCGACGACCTGCGCCGGTTCGAGAAAGCGTTGAACGCGCCCGAGACCAACAGCTTGAGCCTGGTGGCCATCAACGACTGGCGCCCGATCAACCAGAAGGTCCGCAAGCGCCGGAGAACCCCGAAGCGAAGCAAGGATGAGACGCGAGAAGGTGTGCTCTACACGGTTCTGAAATGGCCGTTTCTGGTGACCGTGTTCACGTGGCTCACCGTGCTCAGCATCGGCTACGTGCTGGTCCGGGTGTATATCTTCCTGTACGAGCAACTCGTGACTTGGCGCGGCAAGCGGCAGAAACTGCGTCGGAGCCTGTGGACGAAGACCAATTACCCGGATTGGTTGAAAGCTGCCCAAGAGCTGGATGCCCATCTAGGCAATGTCAAATGGAAGCAGGAGGATGAATATGCCTACTACGACCACCTGACCATCAACAAGGTCGTGTCTCAACTGAAGAAAGCCAGGAAGGATGCCGAGTGGGAGTTGCAGCACCGGCGCATCGGCGCTAGTGAACCGCCTGCCGTGGAGGAGCTGCAAACAATCCTCGAGGCGTGCGTCAAGAACAACTTTTCCGGAGTGGAGAACCCTCGGGTCTACAGTGAGGCGTACTCAGGAACAAAGGACCTGGTTCAGGAATACATCGACGAAGTACACGCCTGCATCAAGCTGGTTATTGACAGCAAACAAATtgacaaggaggccaagTACCGGCACTTCAAACACCTGGACACCAATTTCGGACGCACTGCCCTCTGCCTTTCGGGAGGAGCAACCTTCGCTTATTACCATTTCGGGGTCGTGAAGGCACTCCTGGATAATGACGTCCTGCCGGAGATCATCACGGGTACCTCCGGAGGCGCGCTTGTGGCCGGCCTAGTCGCGACGCGCACCGACGAAGAGCTGAAAAAGCTACTGGTGCCAGCCCTCGCCCATCGGATTCGTGCCTGTCACGAACGCTTTCCCACGTGGATGCGTCGCTGGTGGCGGACCGGTGCTCGATTCGACACCCTTGATTGGGCCCGGCAATGCAGTTGGTTCTGCAGAGGGTCCACTACCTTCCGGGAGGCCTACGAACGGACGGGCCGGATCTTAAACGTCACCTGCGTGCCCTCGGACCCTCATTCGCCGACCATTCTAGCCAACTATCTGACCTGCCCGGATTGCGTCATATGGAGTGCCGTGCTGGCCTCGGCAGCTGTTCCAGGGATTCTCAATCCAGTGGTGCTAATGACCAAGAGACGTGATGGGACACTCGCACCGTACTCATTCGGCCACAAGTGGAAAGATGGCAGTCTACGCACCGATATACCCATCAAAGCGCTCAATTTGCATTTCAACGTGAATTTCACCATCGTTTCCCAGGTCAACCCACACAtcaacctcttcttcttcagctcgcgGGGCACCGTCGGACGACCAGTGACGCATCGCAAGGGGCGCGGCTGGCGCGGCGGATTCTTAGGCACTGCGATCGAACAGTATATCAAACTGGACCTGAACAAATGGCTCCGCGTTCTCCGGCACTTGGAGCTTCTCCCTCGACCAATGGGCCAGGACTGGAGTGAGATTTGGCTGCAGAAATTTAGCGGCACAGTGACCCTCTGGCCCAAGACCCTTCCGTCCGACTTCTGGCACATCCTCTCGGACCCCGACCCAGAACGACTAGCGTACATGCTCCACGCGGGTCAGCAAAGCGCGTTCTCCAAAATCCAATTCATCCGGAACCGACTCAAAAGCGAGCGTGAAATCATGAAGGGTCTGAAGCAGTGCTCCCCGGCAGGGACGGTCGGAGGCCGCACCCTGTCCCCGATCCTGTCTCGCCGGGTAAATGATTCAGAGCACGAGCCCTCGAACGACGACGCGCTGGCCCGGCGGTTGGACGAGAACTTTCCTGAGCGGGACGGCTTCAGCTCCAACACCTCGACTACGTCCTCGCGCCGGCGAAGCAGTGTTATCGAGGAAATGCGTCGCCAGTCGGCAGTGTTCTTTGACGACGACATGTacaccgacgaggaggccgttgTCACTTGA